Proteins encoded in a region of the Gulosibacter sediminis genome:
- a CDS encoding ABC transporter permease, which translates to MTSLTQVTGATGSRRKAGLAGNIGLGVAVLVVLVVIAWAIWPGLFTATDPAAVDTADRLQSPSGEHPFGTNQLGQDVYARTVYAASVTLSAAALAVGLGFVVGSVLGLLAGYLRGWVDEVIMRIVDVFLSIPAILLSIAIVASLGFGIVEIGVAVGITSMATFARVMRSSVLQNAQAVYVEAALMSGARWYTVLWRHILPNSITPVISLIALEFGVALLAISSLSFLGFGAPPDVPEWGALISAGRDYMATAWWLTVLPGLVIAIVVLATSYISNRIARAGK; encoded by the coding sequence GTGACCTCGCTCACCCAAGTCACCGGTGCCACCGGCTCGCGCCGCAAGGCCGGCCTCGCCGGCAACATCGGGCTCGGCGTCGCCGTGCTCGTCGTGCTCGTCGTCATCGCGTGGGCCATCTGGCCCGGCCTGTTCACCGCGACCGACCCGGCCGCGGTCGACACCGCCGACCGCCTCCAGTCGCCGTCCGGCGAGCACCCCTTCGGCACGAACCAGCTCGGACAGGACGTCTACGCGCGCACCGTCTACGCCGCGTCGGTCACGCTCTCGGCGGCGGCGCTCGCGGTGGGCCTCGGCTTCGTGGTCGGCTCGGTGCTCGGCCTGCTCGCGGGCTACCTGCGCGGTTGGGTCGACGAGGTCATCATGCGCATCGTCGACGTGTTCCTGTCGATTCCCGCGATCCTGCTGTCGATCGCGATCGTGGCCTCGCTCGGCTTCGGCATCGTCGAGATCGGTGTGGCTGTCGGAATCACTTCGATGGCGACATTCGCCCGCGTCATGCGCTCCTCGGTGCTGCAGAACGCGCAGGCGGTCTACGTCGAGGCGGCCCTCATGAGCGGTGCGCGCTGGTACACCGTGCTGTGGCGGCACATCCTGCCGAACTCGATCACGCCAGTGATCTCGCTCATCGCCCTCGAATTCGGCGTCGCGCTGCTCGCCATCTCGTCGCTGAGCTTCCTCGGCTTCGGCGCGCCGCCGGACGTGCCCGAATGGGGCGCCCTGATCTCGGCCGGCCGCGACTACATGGCGACCGCCTGGTGGCTGACGGTGCTGCCCGGCCTCGTGATCGCGATCGTTGTGCTCGCGACCTCCTATATCTCCAATCGAATCGCACGGGCAGGTAAGTGA
- a CDS encoding dipeptide ABC transporter ATP-binding protein: protein MTTEAPQPLLRVRQLHVDYQTDGGDVAGVAGIDLEVNRGEIVAIVGESGSGKSTLARAVLHLLASNATSRADELAFNGLDLTGLSRNEWHRVRGAQLALVPQDPTLSLDPLLPVGRQVAETLRIHGLASRRAAPKRAIELLAEAGVDQPEVRAKQLPSQLSGGLRQRALIAAALAGDPELLVADEPTSALDVTVQRQILDRLEQLRSERGLAVLLITHDLGVAADRADRIIVMQRGQVVETGSAAEVLRAPKHEYTKSLVAAAPGLGRTVVRERHFVDANDAPLLELHDVRKTYRIRRGETLDAVSGVNLHIHKGETYALVGESGSGKTTTARVALQLEPATSGRVTFGGADVTGARGEAARELHRRFQLVHQSPFASLNPLRTIGQTIAEPLREFSVVAPNQRDARVAELLESVALPPEFASRRPEQLSGGQRQRVAIARALASEPECIVLDEAVSALDVSVQAQVLDLLARLQRETGVAYLFITHDLGVVRELADRVGVLRQGQMVETGYTTEVLDHPTEAYTRALVQAIPGSNLSVAGASQPDGANESND, encoded by the coding sequence ATGACGACCGAAGCACCCCAGCCGCTGCTGCGCGTACGCCAGCTCCACGTCGACTACCAGACTGACGGCGGCGACGTCGCCGGCGTGGCCGGCATCGACCTCGAGGTCAACCGCGGCGAGATCGTCGCGATCGTCGGCGAGTCGGGCTCGGGCAAGTCGACGCTCGCTCGCGCCGTGCTGCACCTGCTCGCGAGCAACGCCACGTCGCGTGCCGACGAACTCGCGTTCAACGGCCTCGACCTCACCGGTCTGAGCCGCAACGAGTGGCACCGCGTGCGCGGCGCCCAGCTCGCGCTCGTGCCGCAGGACCCGACGCTCTCGCTCGACCCGCTGTTGCCCGTCGGCCGACAGGTGGCCGAGACGCTGCGCATCCACGGCCTCGCCTCGCGGCGGGCTGCGCCGAAGCGTGCGATCGAGCTGCTGGCCGAGGCCGGCGTCGACCAGCCTGAGGTGCGCGCGAAGCAGCTGCCGTCGCAGCTCAGCGGCGGCCTGCGCCAGCGCGCGCTCATCGCGGCGGCGCTCGCGGGTGACCCCGAACTCCTCGTCGCTGACGAACCGACCTCGGCCCTCGACGTGACCGTGCAGCGGCAGATCCTCGACCGCCTCGAGCAGCTGCGCAGCGAGCGCGGCCTCGCGGTGTTACTGATCACTCACGACCTTGGCGTGGCCGCCGACCGTGCCGACCGCATTATCGTGATGCAGCGCGGCCAGGTCGTCGAGACCGGCAGCGCCGCCGAGGTGCTGCGCGCGCCGAAACACGAGTACACGAAGTCACTCGTTGCGGCGGCTCCGGGCCTCGGCCGCACGGTCGTGCGCGAACGGCACTTCGTCGACGCGAATGACGCGCCGCTGCTTGAGCTCCACGACGTACGCAAGACTTACCGCATCCGCCGCGGTGAGACCCTCGACGCGGTCAGCGGCGTGAACCTGCACATCCACAAGGGCGAGACGTACGCCCTCGTGGGCGAGTCGGGCTCGGGCAAGACGACGACGGCGCGAGTGGCCCTGCAGCTTGAGCCGGCGACCTCGGGCCGCGTCACGTTTGGGGGAGCGGACGTCACCGGTGCCCGCGGTGAGGCGGCCCGCGAGCTGCACCGCCGTTTCCAGCTCGTGCACCAGAGCCCCTTCGCCTCGCTCAACCCCTTGCGCACGATCGGCCAGACCATCGCCGAGCCGCTGCGCGAGTTCTCGGTCGTCGCGCCGAACCAGCGCGATGCGCGGGTCGCCGAGCTACTCGAGTCCGTCGCCCTGCCGCCGGAGTTCGCCTCGCGCCGACCCGAGCAGCTTTCGGGCGGCCAGCGCCAGCGCGTCGCGATCGCCCGTGCGCTTGCCTCCGAGCCAGAGTGCATCGTGCTCGACGAGGCGGTCTCGGCGCTCGACGTTTCGGTGCAGGCGCAGGTGCTCGACCTGCTCGCGCGCCTCCAGCGCGAGACCGGCGTCGCCTACCTGTTTATTACGCACGATTTAGGTGTCGTACGCGAACTCGCCGACCGAGTGGGAGTATTACGACAGGGCCAGATGGTCGAAACCGGGTACACCACCGAGGTGCTCGACCACCCGACCGAGGCGTACACGCGGGCACTCGTGCAGGCGATTCCGGGCAGCAATCTCAGCGTTGCCGGGGCCTCGCAGCCCGACGGCGCGAACGAATCGAACGACTAG
- a CDS encoding ABC transporter permease: protein MATYLLRRIGFGVLIIWAAFTAAWLILFFLPGDAVAAAGVDASDPAALEARREALGLNRPWYVQYFAALIGAVRGDFGVTVGTGEPVSQIIARALPNTLELVGVALVFALIIGLVVGIASVYPRAAWLRGLLSALPPIAISLPSFWLGLLLLQAFSFGLGWFPAYNTGTFASIVLPALALAITTGAYLAQVLASSLRVEMASAYAEQVRAKGATRPRIVFGHALRGAALPSLNMVGILVAGMLGGTVVTETVFSRNGLGRELIGAVESSEISVVLAIVTIAALVFVVINLIVDLVTPLIDRRIALTGKAAA, encoded by the coding sequence ATGGCGACCTACCTTCTTCGCCGCATCGGCTTCGGCGTGCTGATCATCTGGGCCGCGTTCACCGCCGCCTGGCTCATCCTCTTCTTCCTCCCCGGCGACGCGGTCGCGGCCGCGGGCGTGGATGCATCTGACCCGGCCGCGCTCGAAGCCCGCCGCGAGGCGCTCGGCCTGAATCGGCCCTGGTACGTGCAGTACTTCGCGGCGCTAATCGGCGCCGTGCGCGGCGACTTCGGCGTCACCGTGGGAACCGGCGAGCCGGTGTCGCAGATCATTGCGCGCGCCTTGCCGAATACCCTCGAGCTCGTCGGCGTCGCGCTCGTGTTCGCCCTCATCATCGGCCTCGTCGTCGGCATCGCCTCGGTGTACCCCCGCGCCGCCTGGCTGCGCGGGCTGCTCTCGGCGCTGCCGCCCATCGCGATCTCGCTGCCGTCGTTCTGGCTTGGCCTCCTGCTGCTGCAGGCGTTCTCGTTCGGGCTCGGCTGGTTCCCCGCCTACAACACCGGCACGTTCGCCTCGATCGTGTTGCCAGCGCTCGCGCTCGCGATCACGACCGGCGCGTACCTCGCGCAGGTGCTTGCGTCGAGCCTGCGCGTCGAAATGGCGAGCGCCTACGCCGAGCAGGTGCGGGCAAAGGGCGCCACGCGCCCCCGCATCGTTTTCGGCCACGCCCTGCGCGGCGCCGCGCTGCCATCGCTCAACATGGTCGGCATCCTCGTCGCGGGCATGCTCGGCGGCACGGTCGTGACCGAGACCGTGTTCTCGCGCAACGGCCTCGGCCGCGAGCTCATCGGCGCGGTCGAGAGCAGCGAGATCTCGGTCGTGCTCGCGATCGTCACGATCGCCGCCCTCGTCTTCGTCGTGATCAACCTCATCGTCGACCTGGTGACCCCGCTCATCGATCGCCGAATCGCCCTGACCGGAAAGGCGGCCGCATAG